Proteins found in one Sporosarcina sp. FSL K6-3457 genomic segment:
- a CDS encoding transposase, translating to MKSNDFVINQVRMMFSLLAYNLTNWLRTLSFPKATKGIQIQMIQTRLIKVASKSV from the coding sequence ATGAAAAGCAATGATTTCGTTATCAATCAAGTCCGTATGATGTTTTCGTTACTCGCTTATAATTTAACCAATTGGCTGCGCACATTGAGTTTTCCAAAAGCCACGAAGGGGATTCAAATCCAAATGATTCAGACACGTCTTATAAAAGTAGCGAGTAAATCGGTGTAA
- a CDS encoding ABC transporter substrate-binding protein, with product MVNNTGISRLGNSISIFSILAIIMFALSGCGEQTNNTNKADNAKDTIAVSDAVEAEEEEEVREVQHAMGVTKIKGTPQRVVILTNEGTEALLALGIKPVGAVRSWTGEPWYEHINEEMAGVQELGFENEPNFEAILELDPDIIIGNKVRHEEAYDQLSKIAPTVFSEDLSGQWKINFELYANTLNKKAEGETVMKAFDDRVAQAKEALGDKKEMKVSVVRFSAKDVRIYQKDTFSGVLLEQMGVGRPESQDVDNFMETVSEEAMETMDGDIMFYWVTEADVYEKAKQWLENPVFKSLNVSKENQVFEVNETIWNTAGGIKAANLLLDDLVERLK from the coding sequence TTGGTGAATAATACAGGAATAAGTAGATTAGGAAATAGTATTTCTATTTTCTCGATTTTAGCAATAATCATGTTCGCACTTAGTGGATGTGGGGAACAGACGAATAATACGAATAAAGCGGATAATGCCAAGGATACTATAGCAGTAAGTGATGCTGTAGAAGCGGAAGAGGAAGAAGAAGTTCGGGAAGTTCAGCATGCGATGGGTGTTACAAAAATTAAGGGTACACCGCAACGTGTAGTAATCTTAACGAATGAAGGAACAGAAGCATTACTTGCATTAGGAATTAAACCAGTTGGTGCAGTTCGATCATGGACTGGAGAACCTTGGTATGAACATATTAATGAAGAGATGGCCGGTGTCCAGGAGCTTGGCTTTGAAAACGAGCCCAATTTTGAAGCTATTCTAGAATTAGATCCAGATATAATTATCGGAAATAAAGTAAGACATGAAGAAGCCTACGATCAGCTAAGCAAAATTGCACCGACTGTGTTTTCGGAAGATTTATCGGGGCAATGGAAGATCAACTTTGAATTGTATGCAAACACATTAAATAAAAAAGCTGAGGGTGAGACGGTCATGAAAGCATTCGATGATCGTGTTGCCCAGGCAAAAGAGGCATTAGGCGATAAGAAAGAAATGAAAGTATCCGTTGTAAGATTCTCTGCTAAAGATGTCCGTATATACCAGAAGGACACGTTCAGCGGAGTACTACTTGAACAAATGGGTGTGGGTCGTCCGGAATCTCAGGATGTAGATAATTTTATGGAAACAGTTTCCGAAGAGGCAATGGAAACGATGGATGGAGATATTATGTTTTACTGGGTTACGGAAGCAGATGTATATGAGAAGGCTAAACAATGGTTGGAAAATCCAGTGTTTAAAAGCTTAAATGTCTCAAAAGAAAATCAAGTATTTGAAGTGAATGAAACAATTTGGAACACTGCAGGTGGTATTAAAGCAGCAAACTTATTACTAGATGATTTAGTAGAACGATTAAAATAA
- a CDS encoding serine hydrolase domain-containing protein: MEIAKKIDQLFINKRKEDRFSGNILVAKDGKSIYTGTFGLSDYRENRTLTIDSLFELASVTKPMTAIGIMILAEQSKLHYDDAVSKWIPDFPYPTVTLRHILTHTSGLPDYMDLFERYWDRTQIATNVDVFRLLAKYQPRPYFDVGDKYAYSNTGYVCLAAVIEAVSGMSYSSFMLHHVFIPSGMHRTRVMNRRFKPERIDDFAYGFIKSTNDKDFSLPDELPDYDYVNYLDGIQGDGMIHSTIMDLLSLDRALKNGLLLSSPSIELAQSTSITKDGQETPCGFGWFIDHLESAGKRVSHSGGWPGYSTMLSRYPETDYTIIILTNVEYKTSDDSQERAEDLLRQIEQYLF; encoded by the coding sequence ATGGAAATAGCAAAAAAGATTGACCAACTATTTATCAATAAACGGAAAGAAGATAGATTTTCAGGAAATATACTCGTAGCAAAGGATGGAAAGTCTATCTATACAGGCACATTTGGCCTTTCAGATTATCGAGAAAATCGTACGCTTACAATCGACTCCTTATTTGAGCTGGCTTCCGTAACGAAACCAATGACAGCGATTGGAATTATGATTTTGGCGGAACAATCCAAGCTTCATTATGACGATGCTGTCAGTAAGTGGATTCCCGATTTCCCCTACCCTACAGTTACCTTACGTCATATTTTAACACATACATCAGGACTACCAGATTACATGGATTTATTCGAAAGGTATTGGGACCGCACTCAAATTGCAACCAATGTGGATGTATTCCGTTTGTTAGCAAAATATCAACCACGACCTTACTTTGATGTTGGAGATAAATACGCATATAGTAATACAGGCTATGTTTGTCTGGCTGCGGTAATTGAAGCTGTATCGGGAATGTCCTATTCATCGTTCATGCTTCACCATGTATTTATACCATCAGGGATGCATCGCACGAGAGTTATGAACCGAAGATTTAAGCCTGAAAGAATTGACGATTTCGCCTATGGATTTATAAAAAGTACAAACGATAAAGACTTCTCTTTGCCTGATGAGCTCCCGGACTATGATTATGTAAACTATTTAGACGGTATTCAAGGGGATGGAATGATTCATTCTACTATTATGGATTTACTTTCACTTGATCGTGCGCTAAAAAACGGACTTTTACTTAGTAGTCCATCAATAGAATTGGCCCAATCCACAAGCATAACAAAGGATGGTCAGGAGACACCTTGCGGATTCGGCTGGTTTATCGATCACTTAGAATCAGCTGGTAAAAGGGTATCACATAGCGGAGGTTGGCCAGGCTATTCAACAATGCTAAGTCGTTATCCAGAAACAGACTATACGATAATTATACTAACCAATGTTGAGTATAAAACGAGTGATGATAGTCAGGAGAGGGCCGAAGACTTATTGAGGCAAATCGAACAGTATCTATTTTGA
- a CDS encoding ABC transporter substrate-binding protein: MKRTITFLGMMLLIFTLAACGSKDEGKSSSSSQSNSSGNQTKNITYLGNSYTIPVKPEKIIFLNAFELIEDAVVLEVEPFAASAIGSDEEPFPSFFGDITTNTIPFLGSSDESLEYILELAPDLIISTDMEAPEVLTQLEKIAPVIPTSHYGPDWQSNLELLAEITGKTEMATNIIEQYNQDKQEAIDYLSSFKEKNVVAIRIRGGEMMVYPKDVFLNDVFYGELGLTVPEIINNTTEQTVLSLEGLYKANPDYIFVQYDTYENDDKENILEELEKSKVWQGLNAVKNNQVFVNSVDPLVMGGGTLNGRIRILEAAMETIK; this comes from the coding sequence ATGAAAAGAACGATTACTTTTTTAGGCATGATGCTACTCATATTTACTTTAGCGGCATGTGGCAGCAAGGATGAGGGTAAATCCTCTTCCAGTTCACAATCTAATTCAAGCGGAAATCAAACAAAAAACATTACTTATTTAGGCAATAGCTATACGATTCCAGTGAAACCAGAGAAAATAATATTTCTAAATGCCTTTGAATTAATTGAGGATGCTGTCGTACTTGAGGTAGAACCTTTTGCTGCTAGTGCGATTGGTAGTGACGAAGAACCTTTTCCAAGTTTTTTTGGTGATATAACGACTAATACAATACCTTTTTTAGGATCAAGTGATGAAAGTTTAGAATATATTTTGGAGTTGGCTCCTGACTTAATCATAAGTACCGATATGGAAGCACCAGAAGTTTTAACTCAGCTAGAGAAAATTGCTCCGGTTATACCAACATCACATTATGGACCCGATTGGCAATCCAATCTTGAACTCCTAGCCGAGATCACAGGTAAAACAGAAATGGCAACAAATATTATTGAACAATATAATCAGGATAAGCAGGAAGCTATCGATTACCTTAGCTCCTTTAAAGAGAAGAACGTTGTAGCAATACGGATTAGAGGGGGCGAAATGATGGTCTATCCTAAAGACGTATTTCTGAACGATGTGTTTTATGGTGAATTAGGGCTTACAGTGCCTGAGATTATTAATAATACAACAGAACAAACCGTTCTCTCTTTGGAAGGTCTCTACAAAGCTAATCCTGATTACATCTTTGTGCAGTATGATACTTACGAAAATGACGATAAAGAAAATATTCTAGAAGAACTTGAAAAGAGTAAAGTTTGGCAGGGATTAAATGCAGTGAAAAATAATCAAGTATTTGTAAACTCGGTGGATCCTTTAGTAATGGGTGGTGGAACTCTAAACGGAAGAATTCGTATTTTAGAGGCTGCAATGGAGACGATAAAATAG
- a CDS encoding helix-turn-helix domain-containing protein produces the protein MIDNMAQFLYQFLDIEVLTNVPKRHYQKKHNSHCLIFIAKGTGILTIKEHTYRLQKNQIFICPPQELITIKLDAENTATGYLILFDIVHKQPTYLEKNHAITNEKIKHIQIELTDEITNIASVIYSLSKSSIIEDQLVIQAQFYMLIHAIVITQVPPTKDRQRMLEKTMHHMQVHFQDQIQIKDLAEMMHISPKYYMELFRKRYGVSAMQYLSEIRIEASKSLLVNGGKTLKEIANEIGYKDEFYFSRRFKEIIGIPPSLFMKRRKKKIAILDSSFFGFLFPLHFIPSAAPIHPTWRFYYFKLFSDRVPVQLSVGRNPAILNDNIELLLQQNTTYDLIFCLDNVTEQQLAKLQSLGNVHQLAWSKLPWREQLLEVAQLLDAVVEARRWLDEYEQTVQTAIAYLKNDNHKRTFLFLLLMGNDCYLYNDRSIIEVLFEDLKLTPAASVMTDEKQPITMKQLAEINPDYIMTLVYEDEETLQKWDKLQSDDTWLELKSVRNNQVYTLNHFPWRDYAPLPHLLIVKEILKLLTEESTL, from the coding sequence ATGATTGATAACATGGCTCAATTTTTATATCAATTTCTAGATATTGAAGTTTTAACTAATGTTCCTAAGCGTCATTATCAAAAAAAGCATAATAGTCATTGTCTCATCTTCATAGCAAAGGGCACAGGTATTCTAACAATCAAAGAACATACATATCGATTACAAAAAAATCAGATTTTTATATGTCCTCCCCAGGAACTAATCACTATTAAATTAGATGCAGAAAACACGGCAACAGGTTATCTCATTTTATTTGATATTGTTCATAAGCAGCCAACATATTTGGAGAAAAACCACGCCATAACTAATGAAAAAATAAAGCATATACAAATTGAATTAACAGATGAAATTACTAATATAGCTAGCGTCATCTACTCTTTATCAAAAAGCTCGATTATAGAAGATCAATTAGTCATACAAGCACAATTTTATATGCTCATTCACGCCATAGTAATAACCCAAGTACCTCCAACCAAGGATCGGCAAAGGATGTTAGAAAAAACAATGCATCATATGCAGGTCCATTTTCAAGATCAGATTCAAATCAAAGACTTAGCGGAGATGATGCATATCAGTCCCAAGTATTATATGGAGCTATTCCGAAAGCGCTATGGAGTGAGTGCAATGCAGTATTTATCTGAAATTAGGATTGAGGCATCTAAAAGTCTATTAGTAAACGGTGGAAAAACACTTAAAGAAATTGCTAATGAAATAGGATATAAGGATGAATTTTATTTCAGTCGTCGTTTCAAAGAGATAATTGGTATTCCCCCCTCGCTATTTATGAAAAGACGAAAGAAAAAAATAGCCATTTTAGACAGTTCATTTTTCGGCTTTTTATTTCCGTTACACTTTATTCCATCCGCAGCACCAATCCATCCAACATGGAGATTCTATTATTTCAAGTTATTTAGTGATCGTGTCCCAGTTCAGCTTTCCGTTGGCAGAAATCCCGCTATTTTAAACGACAATATCGAGTTACTTCTACAACAAAACACCACATACGATTTAATTTTTTGCTTAGATAATGTGACTGAACAACAGCTTGCAAAATTACAGTCACTAGGGAATGTCCATCAGCTTGCATGGAGTAAACTGCCTTGGCGTGAACAACTGCTAGAAGTTGCACAGCTACTAGATGCAGTTGTGGAAGCAAGACGATGGCTAGATGAATACGAACAAACAGTACAAACAGCCATCGCTTATTTAAAAAATGATAATCATAAACGAACTTTTTTATTCTTGTTACTCATGGGGAACGACTGTTATTTGTATAATGACAGAAGTATTATTGAGGTTTTATTTGAAGATTTGAAGTTAACGCCTGCGGCATCTGTTATGACAGACGAGAAACAGCCAATTACGATGAAGCAGTTAGCAGAAATCAATCCAGATTACATCATGACTCTTGTGTATGAAGATGAGGAAACGTTGCAAAAATGGGACAAACTTCAATCAGATGATACTTGGCTAGAATTAAAATCAGTACGTAATAATCAAGTTTACACACTTAATCATTTTCCATGGCGCGACTATGCTCCTCTCCCACATTTATTAATTGTAAAAGAAATTCTCAAACTGCTAACCGAGGAAAGTACATTATAA
- a CDS encoding FecCD family ABC transporter permease, with amino-acid sequence MGNRYYVFIFLLIGLILLSAVYSVSIGQVNIPFTQSMDILLHALTNGRLGSLDHIQSESYLNIILQVRMPRVIFALLIGIGLSLCGTVMQAVVQNPLADPYILGISSGASLGATFAILVGFGSGAFLSQFGVAFGAFVGAMITSMAVLLLSSIGGKATSVKLVLSGVVIGALCSSFSSLIIYFANNAEGIKTVTFWSMGSLASASWDKTPILAIVVLLGAALFLFQHRVLNTMLLGDESAITLGINLSAFRKLYMIITALVTGTMVAYSGMIGFVGLIIPHITRGIFGADHKRLMLGTLLLGGLFMIWADILSRTLIHNVELPIGIITSVIGSPLFIYMIVKRGYNFGG; translated from the coding sequence ATGGGCAATCGTTATTATGTTTTTATTTTTCTTCTAATAGGTTTAATTTTGCTATCGGCTGTCTATTCAGTATCAATTGGACAAGTGAATATTCCTTTCACGCAGTCTATGGACATATTATTGCATGCACTAACAAATGGAAGGCTTGGGTCACTAGATCATATCCAAAGCGAATCCTATTTGAATATTATTTTACAGGTGAGGATGCCACGTGTTATTTTCGCACTGCTTATCGGGATAGGGCTCTCGTTATGTGGAACGGTTATGCAAGCAGTCGTGCAAAATCCGCTTGCTGACCCGTACATACTTGGAATTTCATCGGGGGCCTCATTAGGTGCAACTTTCGCTATTCTTGTCGGATTTGGAAGTGGCGCATTTTTGTCTCAGTTTGGAGTGGCTTTCGGAGCCTTTGTTGGTGCGATGATCACATCAATGGCAGTACTTCTTTTATCGAGCATTGGCGGTAAGGCAACATCTGTAAAACTCGTTTTATCAGGAGTTGTCATTGGCGCATTGTGTAGCTCCTTCTCTAGCTTAATTATCTATTTTGCTAATAATGCAGAAGGGATTAAAACCGTTACTTTTTGGTCAATGGGAAGTCTAGCTTCAGCAAGTTGGGATAAAACACCGATTTTAGCTATTGTTGTTCTGCTTGGAGCAGCCCTATTTCTTTTCCAACATCGCGTGTTAAACACGATGCTACTAGGTGACGAATCTGCTATTACACTAGGCATTAACTTAAGTGCATTTCGAAAACTTTATATGATCATCACTGCTCTTGTGACGGGAACAATGGTTGCATATTCAGGAATGATCGGCTTCGTTGGTTTGATTATTCCGCATATTACAAGGGGGATTTTCGGGGCAGATCATAAGCGGTTAATGCTTGGAACGCTGCTTTTAGGAGGACTTTTCATGATTTGGGCAGATATTTTATCAAGAACATTAATACATAATGTTGAACTGCCTATTGGAATTATCACCTCCGTTATTGGATCACCATTATTTATCTACATGATTGTAAAAAGAGGCTACAACTTTGGAGGGTAG
- a CDS encoding ABC transporter ATP-binding protein — translation MELIAKEIDISVGKKEIVKNISILVKKKQFVGLIGPNGCGKSTLLKGIYKSLAPQKGMVFLDDIDVLKSSEKKVSQKLGVVGQFNEMSFDLSVQQMVMLGRTPHKKMLESDKQGDFVIVEEALTRTNLLDYKHRGFLSLSGGEKQRVILARTIAQQPKFMILDEPTNHLDIRYQIEILSCVKDLNIGVLAALHDLEMAAHYCDYLYAIKDGEIYAHGTPEEVLTPTTIEALYQIKCQTYTNPVTNGLGFAYGL, via the coding sequence ATGGAATTGATTGCGAAGGAAATAGATATTAGTGTTGGGAAAAAAGAAATCGTGAAAAATATTTCAATCCTTGTGAAGAAAAAACAATTTGTAGGGCTGATTGGACCGAATGGTTGTGGGAAATCGACTTTGTTAAAAGGCATCTACAAGAGTCTAGCTCCTCAAAAAGGAATGGTTTTTTTAGATGATATAGATGTGTTAAAAAGTTCAGAGAAAAAGGTTTCGCAGAAATTGGGAGTAGTAGGGCAATTTAATGAGATGAGTTTCGATTTGTCCGTACAGCAAATGGTGATGTTGGGCAGAACGCCACATAAAAAAATGTTGGAGTCCGATAAACAAGGGGATTTTGTGATCGTGGAGGAAGCTTTGACACGGACAAATTTACTCGATTATAAACATCGTGGTTTCTTATCATTGTCTGGTGGAGAAAAGCAAAGGGTTATTTTGGCGAGAACCATTGCACAACAACCGAAATTTATGATTTTAGATGAACCGACGAACCACTTAGATATTCGCTATCAGATCGAAATTTTATCATGCGTAAAAGATTTGAATATAGGTGTACTAGCAGCTCTCCATGATTTAGAAATGGCAGCACATTATTGTGATTACCTGTATGCCATAAAAGATGGAGAAATCTATGCACATGGAACGCCAGAAGAGGTTTTAACACCCACTACAATTGAAGCATTATATCAAATAAAATGCCAAACATATACCAATCCTGTAACAAATGGATTAGGTTTTGCATATGGCTTATAG
- a CDS encoding ABC transporter substrate-binding protein, with translation MKKKLLLGIGLAALLTLTACGSSSKGTSEASETKEHYPLTIQNFTKAEGGTTWEKKDQVFDSAPERIMANTRPAAELLLHLGLGDKIVGVGANFGAPDLSVEEEYLKLNILSDAYVGKEVTLGTNPDIVFGRGGLFDNADWGVGTVDTLNGMNIKTYILESSVTGGTYDSIYKDIENIGNIFSVQDKADSFIKELKDKQTSISSKLESIQEHKTFAYLHTNDPSEIYVYPAGDETFFNDAFNMVKLDNIFKGETAEVSIETLIEADPDVLIMPDWDGSDLEKVKEEIYANPKLSSMKAIKNKQIYIVDYNYMFGYGYNTIDGMELLAKEIYPDLFK, from the coding sequence ATGAAAAAGAAATTATTACTTGGTATCGGTTTGGCAGCACTGTTAACATTAACGGCTTGTGGAAGTTCGAGTAAAGGTACGTCAGAGGCATCCGAAACGAAAGAGCATTATCCGTTAACGATTCAAAACTTTACGAAGGCTGAAGGAGGAACAACTTGGGAAAAGAAAGACCAAGTATTTGATAGTGCACCTGAAAGAATCATGGCGAATACGCGTCCAGCAGCAGAATTATTATTGCATTTAGGCTTGGGCGATAAAATCGTTGGGGTAGGGGCAAACTTTGGAGCTCCTGACCTATCAGTAGAGGAAGAATATTTGAAACTAAATATTCTAAGTGATGCATATGTCGGTAAAGAGGTGACGTTAGGAACGAATCCAGATATAGTTTTTGGCCGAGGCGGCTTATTCGATAATGCGGATTGGGGTGTTGGTACAGTAGACACACTCAATGGCATGAACATTAAAACGTATATACTGGAATCGTCTGTAACAGGCGGAACGTATGATTCTATTTATAAAGATATTGAAAACATCGGCAACATTTTTAGTGTCCAAGACAAAGCAGATAGCTTTATCAAAGAGCTAAAAGACAAACAGACGTCGATTTCTTCAAAATTAGAGAGCATTCAAGAGCATAAAACATTTGCTTACCTGCATACAAATGATCCAAGTGAGATTTATGTCTATCCGGCAGGCGATGAAACATTCTTCAATGATGCCTTTAATATGGTGAAGCTAGACAACATATTTAAAGGGGAAACAGCCGAAGTAAGTATTGAAACACTGATTGAAGCTGATCCAGATGTATTAATCATGCCGGACTGGGATGGCTCAGATCTTGAAAAAGTGAAAGAGGAAATCTATGCCAATCCGAAATTATCAAGTATGAAGGCTATCAAAAATAAGCAGATTTATATAGTGGATTACAATTATATGTTTGGTTATGGCTATAACACAATTGATGGGATGGAATTATTAGCGAAAGAAATTTATCCAGACTTGTTTAAATAA
- a CDS encoding YibE/F family protein — protein sequence MNVLVWLAAILFILMTIIGGKKGARSFISLFLNFGVILFITFFMTDPNANPIILTIIGCTIISCINLFFINKINSKTKTAFLSTTITIVILLTFINQVTKLTMIQGFGEEEIDELTIFSLYIGVDFVKIAASVIIMSTIGAITDVAISITSPMLEIFTLHPTISRRDLFKSGISIGKDILGSNTNTLFFAFFGGYMALLLWFKDLSYSIGEIANSKIFGSEMITIFSAGIGIALVVPIASWINAYYLVRSREKSLNE from the coding sequence ATGAATGTATTAGTGTGGCTAGCAGCCATTTTGTTTATATTGATGACTATTATTGGCGGAAAAAAAGGAGCACGGTCCTTCATTTCCTTATTCTTAAATTTTGGTGTCATCCTTTTCATCACGTTTTTCATGACAGATCCGAATGCAAACCCGATTATCCTGACGATTATCGGATGCACAATCATTAGTTGTATTAACCTTTTTTTCATCAATAAAATAAACAGTAAAACGAAAACTGCATTCCTTTCTACGACCATCACAATTGTTATTTTATTGACTTTTATCAATCAAGTGACGAAACTAACGATGATTCAAGGGTTCGGTGAAGAAGAAATCGATGAACTAACCATATTTTCTCTTTATATTGGGGTTGATTTTGTTAAAATTGCAGCTTCAGTCATTATCATGAGTACAATCGGCGCTATTACCGATGTCGCTATTTCCATCACTTCTCCTATGCTTGAAATATTTACCCTACATCCAACCATTAGTAGAAGGGACTTATTCAAATCTGGGATAAGTATTGGGAAGGATATACTAGGGTCCAATACAAATACTTTGTTCTTTGCCTTCTTTGGAGGTTATATGGCATTGCTTTTGTGGTTTAAAGACTTATCTTATTCCATTGGGGAAATCGCAAATTCAAAGATATTCGGAAGTGAAATGATTACAATATTTAGTGCAGGAATTGGCATCGCACTAGTTGTGCCAATTGCTTCCTGGATTAATGCCTATTATTTAGTAAGGTCAAGGGAGAAAAGTTTGAATGAGTAA
- a CDS encoding YibE/F family protein yields the protein MNVVVNRLKTILFKNIILYSIIAVCFIVSMLFVQYNYSFYERPIAKVIETNLEDSVQVVDMYNNQDQLFTQQIIAVIKNGQQKGQQIHITNEYSTSGAYDHAYRVGNELFVSIDKQTEESTDLIGSIEDVKRDKYILMIMWVFIFVLLLIGKKQGFFSIVSLAVNALLLSFALDVYVNNSTISLLWICGITVILFTVTSLLLVNGFNEKAYAAIVATLLGTFISLLITYLVIWITAGNGLRYEEMDFLTRPYEMVFMAGLFVGSLGAVMDVAITMSSSIFGLYEKDNHISTKALSKSGLEIGKDIMGTMTNILFFAYISGSIPALILYIKNRTTLSFALSINLSLELARALAGGIGIVLAIPIGLYISIFFVNRKRRKL from the coding sequence TTGAATGTTGTCGTGAACAGGTTAAAAACAATACTATTCAAAAACATTATTTTATACAGCATTATAGCGGTTTGTTTTATCGTTTCTATGCTGTTCGTTCAATACAATTATTCTTTTTACGAACGACCAATCGCTAAAGTTATCGAGACCAACCTCGAAGATTCTGTTCAAGTTGTTGATATGTATAACAATCAGGATCAGTTGTTCACACAGCAAATCATCGCCGTGATTAAAAATGGACAACAAAAAGGACAACAAATTCATATAACGAACGAGTATTCAACATCCGGTGCTTATGATCATGCTTATCGTGTAGGAAACGAATTATTTGTTTCAATTGATAAGCAAACAGAGGAATCAACCGATTTAATTGGAAGCATAGAGGATGTAAAACGAGATAAATACATTCTAATGATCATGTGGGTTTTTATCTTTGTTTTACTTCTAATTGGGAAAAAACAAGGTTTTTTTTCGATTGTTAGTTTGGCAGTCAATGCCCTTTTATTATCTTTCGCACTAGATGTTTATGTAAATAATTCAACTATCAGTTTACTATGGATATGCGGAATTACTGTTATTTTATTTACTGTCACCTCTTTATTACTTGTGAATGGTTTTAACGAAAAAGCATATGCTGCAATTGTTGCGACACTTTTAGGAACATTTATATCCTTACTGATTACCTATCTGGTCATATGGATCACTGCAGGTAATGGGCTTCGATATGAGGAGATGGACTTTCTGACACGCCCTTATGAAATGGTATTCATGGCCGGTCTCTTCGTCGGTTCTTTAGGCGCCGTGATGGATGTGGCCATTACAATGTCCTCCTCCATCTTTGGGCTATACGAGAAAGACAATCATATATCTACAAAAGCATTGAGCAAATCCGGTTTAGAAATTGGAAAAGATATTATGGGTACAATGACCAACATTTTATTCTTTGCGTACATTAGTGGGTCCATTCCAGCTCTTATCTTATATATTAAAAACCGTACTACGCTATCATTTGCCCTTTCCATCAACCTTTCTTTGGAATTGGCACGAGCGTTGGCAGGTGGCATTGGAATTGTATTAGCGATTCCAATCGGTTTATACATTTCTATTTTCTTTGTCAATCGAAAGAGGCGTAAATTATGA